Part of the Candidatus Desulfatibia profunda genome, CGGTGCGCAACGTCCAGGCCCGGACCTCATCGGCTCCCACGGTAATAAAACTGATACGGCCCAAAATTTCATAGGCAAAGCGGGTCATGCGGTCACGGGCGGATTCGGCGATTCCCATCTCCGCCATGAACAGCCCGGCTTCTTCGCTGTCGCTGAAGGCGGCCAGATCCATTTCGAAGTTCCCCGCAAATTCGACAACCTGATATTTTGCTTCTATTTTGGCCAACAGCTCTTGGTTGCGACCAAAGTTTTTTTCTCCGGAGTTAAGAATGACAAAAAGCGGCTTGTGAGTTAAAAATTGAAATCTGCTGATCAACTTTTGTTCGTTATGATTCAAAGCCAAATCCCGGACATGCCGCCCGCAGTTTAGCTCTTCGAGTATCTTTTTGAGGACATTCTCTTTCAGTTGCATGGCGTTGGTCGTTTTATGCAGTAAGTAAAAAAGCTAATAAAAGCATTTCCATTTAACATAATTGCCATATTGTGATAATCTGAATTCATATGCGGTATTTGTATGAAGAAACGACGCAAAAACATAAGACCAAAAAAGTCACAACCTGAAAATGATCACTATTTGATACGAATTTTGAAAATATGAAGAAACAGGAGGCCATGGAATGCTTGACATCCTGAAGCGTTTTTTCAGCAAAACCCGGGCAGATATTTCCGGCACGGCCGACCGGAACACGGCGCACGATTTGCACGTTGCCGTCTGCGCCCTTTTTCTGGAAATGGCGCGCATAGACCAAACCTTTACCGAAGCGGAGACAGAGACCATCCTTGCGATCCTGAAAGAAAAATACGGTTTATCTCGGGAACATGCCGATGTCTTGATGGAAGCGGCCGAAAAAGAACTGGATGAAAGTGTCGACCTCTGGCAGTTTGCCAGACTGATCAATGAGAATTATTCAACCGACGAAAAAATCGAGCTCGTTGAAACCCTTTGGCAGATTGTCTATGT contains:
- a CDS encoding redox-regulated ATPase YchF, which codes for MQLKENVLKKILEELNCGRHVRDLALNHNEQKLISRFQFLTHKPLFVILNSGEKNFGRNQELLAKIEAKYQVVEFAGNFEMDLAAFSDSEEAGLFMAEMGIAESARDRMTRFAYEILGRISFITVGADEVRAWTLRT
- a CDS encoding TerB family tellurite resistance protein, with the translated sequence MLDILKRFFSKTRADISGTADRNTAHDLHVAVCALFLEMARIDQTFTEAETETILAILKEKYGLSREHADVLMEAAEKELDESVDLWQFARLINENYSTDEKIELVETLWQIVYVDGKMDQYEHYLMNKLKNLLRISHGQLIDAKLKVKHSK